Part of the Haloarchaeobius litoreus genome is shown below.
GCATCACGAGCTTCACGAGCAGGCCCGCGAGCACGAGGAACACGATGCCGGCGAGCACCTTCGGGAGCGCCTCGGTGATGTCGGTGACGAACAGGTCGAGCGAGCGTTCGACGACCTCGACGACGCCGGTCGGTGGGTCGGGCTGGTCCTGCATGACCGGTCACTCGACCGCCGGGATGGTAAAACCACGTCCAGGGCTGGTGCGGCCGGTGGTCACTCCCCGTCGAGCGCGTCCGCGACGGCCTCGATGGGGTGCTGTGGCCGGTCGGCACCGGACCTGTCGGCCAGCTGGGTCCGACAGGACGCACCGGGCGCGACCGGCCGGCCGTCGGCGGCGTCGACCTGCTCGAAGAGGATGCGGCCGATGGCCCGCGAGAGCTCGAGATGCTCGGCCTCGTAGCCGAAGCTACCGGCCATGCCACAGCAGCCCGAGTCCAGCGGCTCGACCGCGTACCCCGCGCGCCGGAGGACGCCGACCGCGTGGTGGTCCGTCCCGAGCGCCTTCTGGTTGCAGTGCCCGTGGTAGACGAGCCGGTCGTCGGGCGCGTCCGTCGGCAGGTCCGCGACGAGCCGGTGGCGGTCGAGGTACTCGCAGACGCCGTAGCTGGCCGCAGAGACGGCCGCACGAGCCGACGAATCCGGCAGGAGGTCCGCGTACTCGTCGGCGAGCATCGCGGCGTCGCTCGGCTCGACGAACACCACGTCCCAGCTGTCCGCGACGGGCGGTTCGAGCGCCGCGACCGTCGCCCTGGCCCGCTCCCGGGCGGTGTCGAGGAAACCCAGCGAGTACGCCGGCCGGCCGCTCGCCCCGAGATTCCCGGGAACCGCGACGTGGACACCGGCGGCCTCCAGTACCCGAACGGCCGCCCTGCCGACCGCCGGCTCCGTATAGTTGGTGTAGGTGTCCGGGTAGAGCACGACGCGACGGTCGGCGTCGGCCGGCACCCGCGGGCCGCGGGCGTCGAACCAGTCCACGAGGCTCTCGCGCTCGAAGGTCGGGAGTTCCCGGTCGGCCGCCACGCCGAGCAGGCGCTCACCGACGGCGCGGACGCCCGGAACCCGGGTGGACCAGTTCGACAGCGGCGCGAACGTGCTCCCGAGGCTCGCCCAGCGGTCGATGTCGCGGAACAGCCGCTCGCGGAGCGAGGCACCCTCGCGCTCGTGGTGCTGGTGTTTCAGCTCCGACTTGAGCTTCGCCAGGTCGACGCCGGTCGGGCAGTCGCTCGCACAGCCCTTGCAGCCGACACAGAGGTCGAGCACCTCGGACTGGAACCGCTCGGAGTGCAGCTCGTCCTCGTCGAGCTCGCCGCCGATGGCCGCCCGGAGCAGGTTCGCCCGTCCCCGGGTGCTCTGAATCTCCTCGCGGCTGGCGCGGTAGGTCGGGCACATGGTGTCGCTCCCGGTCTGGCGGCAGGTGCCACAGCCGTTGCAGAGCTCGACGAGGTGGGCGAAGCCGCCGTCGTCGTCGAAGTCGAGTGCCGTCCGTGGCTCGACGGCGCTGTAGTCGCCCCCGTAGCGCAGGTTCTCGCGCATGTCGGCCCCGACGCCGCGGCCGTTCGGTGGCCCGCAGTCTGCGGGCGAGTCGCGGTAGACGACGTTGCCGGGGTGGAGCAGCCACGACGGGTCGAACGCGGTCTTGACCCGCTTGAAGGCGTTCCAGAGGTCGGGGCCGTACATCTTCGGCGTGAACTCGGTGCGCGCGAGCCCGTCGCCGTGCTCGCCGGAGAACGCCCCGTCGTACGCGAGCACGAGGTCGGTCACGTCGTCGGCGATGGCGTGCATCGTCTCGACGCCGTCGTCGGTCTTCAGGTTCAGGATGGGCCGGATGTGGAGGGTGCCGACGCCGGCGTGAGCGAAGTACGCCGCCGAGGTGCCGTGACGGTCCAGTATCTCCTCGAACTCCTCGACGTAGCTGGCGAGCCGGTCCGGCGGGACCGTCGCGTCCTCGATGAACGGGTACGGCTTCGGGTCGCCGTCCATCGACATCAGCAGCGGGATGGCCGCCTTCCGGAGCTTCCAGAGGTCGGCCTGGTCGTCGGGGTCGAACGCTTCGAGGTGTTCGGTGGCGGCTCCCTCGCGCTGGAGCGTGTCGGTGACGGTGTCGATGGCCGCCACGAAGTCGTCGTGGAGTTCCGAGTCGAACTCGACGAGCAGGAAGGCCGCGGCGTCCACGGGGAACGGCTCGGCGTACTCGCTGTACTCGGGTGCGTCGCGGGCCATCGCGACCACCTGGTCGTCGACGAGCTCGACCGCGCTCACGTCGTGGGAGAGCGCCTCGGGGACGGCCGCCAGTGCGTCCACGAGGTCGTCGTAGGCGAAGACGGCCAGCGCGGTGGACTCGGGACGGGTCACGAGGTCGAGGTCGGCCGCGGTGACGACCCCCAGCGTGCCCTCGCTCCCGACGACGAGCTTCGCGAGGTTCATGACGCGCTTGCCGTCCTCTTCGCGGACCACCTTGTGGAGGTTGTAGCCGGAGACGCAGCGCTTGAGTTCGGGGTAGCGGGACTCAATCTCGGTCTCGTGCCCCTCGACGAGTTCCCGCACTGTCCGGTGGAGGTCGGCGACGCGGTCGTCCCGGTCGAGGAGTGCGTCCCACTCGGGGGAGTCGAGTGTCACGTCGCCGAGCGTCGCCTCGATCCCGTCCGCGAGCACCACGTCGACGGAGCGGACGTAGGCGTCGGTGATGCCGTAGCGGACCGAGTGTGCACCCGTCGAGTTGTTGCCGATGCCGCCGCCGACGGTCGCCCGCGCCGAGGAGGCCGGGTCCGGCGCGAACTGGAGGCCGTGGGGTTCCAGGGTGGCGTCGAGGTCGTCCTGCACGACGCCGGGCTGGACCCGGGCAGTCCGTGCCTCCGGGTCGACGTCGAGCACCGAGTCCATGTGGACCGAGCAGTCGAGGACGACACAGCCCTTCCCGACGCCCTGTCCCGCCAGCGAGGTACCGGCCCCGCGTGGGAGCACCGGGACCCCGTGGTCTGCCGCCGTCCGGACCGCCGCCTGCACGTCCGTGGCGTCCCGTGGTTCGACCACACCCGCCGGACGGGCCTGGTAGATGCTCCCGTCCGTGGCGTACAGCACCTGTGCGTACTCGTCGAAGCGGACGTCGCCGCGGACCGACTCGCGGAGGTCCTCGGCGAGGTCGACGTAGGACTCGTCGTCCGGGTGCGCGAACCCGAGGCTGTCGTGGCCGGGGCGGCTGCCGTCGTCAGTCGCCATCGTGTTACGTGACGGCATACCACGGTAAATGCCTTCGCCACGGGCCGGCGAGATAGCTTTTTGCCGCGACGCCCTGATGCTCCCGGTATGCAGGACACACCACAGGTCGGCGAACTCACGCCACCGAACCGGACGCTGATGGGGCCGGGACCGAGCGACGTCAACCCGCGGGTGCTCCGCGCGATGAGCACGCCGCTGGTGGGCCACCTCGACCCGTCGTTCATCGAGATCATGAACGAGGTGCAGGAACTGCTGCGGTACACCTTCCGGACCGACAACCAGTGGACCATCCCGGTGTCGGGGACCGGCTCGGCGGCCATGGAGGCGGCCATCGGGAACGTCGTCGAACCCGGCGACACGATGCTCGTCCCGACGAACGGCTACTTCGGCGGTCGGATGGCGGAGATGGCCCGCCGGGCCGGCGGCGAGGTCGTCGAGGTCGACGCGCCGTGGGGCGAACCGCTCTCACCGGCGGACGTCGCCGACGCCTTCGACGAGCACCAGCCAGACGTGTTCGGCTTCGTCCACGCCGAGACGAGCACCGGCGTCCGCCAGCCGCATGTCTCCGAGCTCACCGGCATCGCCCACGAGCACGACGCGCTCGTCGTCGCGGACACCGTCACCAGCGTCGGCGGCGTCGAGCTGCGTGTCGACGAGTGGGACATCGACGTGGCCTACGCCGGCCCGCAGAAGTGTCTCTCCTGTCCGCCGGGCGCGTCGCCGCTGACGCTCAACGACGACGCGATGGACAAGGTGCTCGCCCGCGAGGAGCCCGCCCGCTCCTGGTACCTCGACCTCTCGCTGCTGGAGGGATACTGGGGGGAGGAGCGTGCGTACCACCACACCGCACCCATCACGAACGTCTACGCGCTCCGCGAGGCGCTCCGGCTCGTCGCCGAGGAGGGCATCGCGAGGCGGTGGAAGCGCCACGAGCGCATGGCGGGTGCGCTGAAGGCCGGCGTGAAGGCGATGGGGATGGAGATGAACGCACCCGACGAGTACTGGCTCCCGAGCCTGAACGCCGTCCGGGTACCCGCCGGCGTCGAGGACGGCGCGGTCATCTCGCGGCTGCTCGACGAGTACGACCTCGAGATCGCCGGCGGGCTCGGTGACCTTTCGGGCGAGATATTCCGCATCGGCTGCATGGGTCACTCCGCGCGGCCGAAGAACGTGACCTACCTCGTCAACGCGCTCGGCAGCGTCCTCGAGGACGAGGGCGCGGACGTGGACGCCGCTGCCGGCGCGGCGGCGACCGCAGAACGGCTGTAGGCCGGCCTAGGTGGCCGGCGGTGCGCGCTCGACCTCGTACTCCGCCTCCTCGTCGACGCCGATGACGGCCCACTCGTAGTCGGGGTCGGTCTCGCGGACGCGACGCCTGACCGCGTCGGCGTGTTCCGTACGGGTGACGAAGCAACGATACGAACCGGGCGAGGAGTTCTCCGGCGGATTACGTAGCTCCTCGGTTGCGGTCACGTGGACGACCTTCCAGTCTCGTTCCGCGCGGACTTCGTCGCCATCGGTCGTGACGGAGTAACCGAGGCGGCTGAAAATCGACTCCGCTTCCTCCCGCAAGTGCCGGTTCGTGTTAACGGGGCACATTCGGTAACTCATACCACGGCCGGCCTAATAAACGTTCACCCGAACTAACCATCGGAAACCTCCGCCGACGGGTTCTGAAACGGCCGAACTCGGCCAGGCGTTCGACCACGATGTCGTTCACTCACGGACAGACCTGTTCGTCACTGCATCGGGAGATGACGGAACGCTCACTCGTGTGCGGCGTCCCACTCGGTCGCCTTCCGGAAGTTCTCGCAGATGTTGCACTGGATGCGCCCCATCGAGTCCATCGCGTTGTCGACCGTCTCGCAGTTCGCACAGAACCATCCGTACTTTCGCCCGCGGTCCGGCGTCCCGTAGACCACGAAGAAGGGGGCCTTCGAGCCGCGGTCGCCCTCCGTCCGGTCCACGTACACCGTCTCCCCGTCCGCAGTGCGCAGCTCCTCCAGCGCGTGGTCGCTCATGCCCCGGGCTTGGGGACAGGGTCGCTTAGGTCTGTTCGTCTCGCCAGGGGAGAACGTTCTTGATGGAGCGCGGCGGACGCCCGGACGTGACCCTCCGACTGCTGCACTACGCCGACCTGGAGGCCGCCTACGACGTGCCCGAACGCGTCGGCCGGCTCGCGACCGCCATCAGCGAGCGACGGGACGACCGGACCGTCGTGACCGGCGGGGGCGACGACACCGGACCCTGCGTGCTCAGCTTCGAGGGCGACGGCGGCCACGCCGAGGCGTTCTTCGACGCCGTTGCCCCCGACGTGGAGACGTTCGGGAACCACGAGTTCGACGGGCCGATGGAGCGCGCCCGACGGTTCGCCGCCGAGACGTCGCCGACGTGGCTCTGTGCGAACCTCTACGACGGTGGCGGCGGCGACGAGGGGCGATTCGCGGCCGACGCGACGGAGCCGTGGACGACCATCGACACGGCAGCCGGTCGCGTCGGCGTCTTCGGCGTGACGACGCCCGCCCTCCCCCACATAAAGCCCGACGTACCACTCGACGCCCGTGACCCGGTCACCGCGGCCCGCGAGGCGACCGGCGCGCTCCGGGACGCCGGCGCGGAGTACGTCGTCGGCGTCTCGCACTGCGGCGACGACGAGCCCATCGCCCGGGCCGTCGAGGTGGACGCCATCCTCGGCGGACACGACCACACGCCCCGCGACGAGGTGGTTGCGGGCACGCGGATCGTCCGATCCGGCGCGGCCGGCCAGCAGCTCGTCGAGGTGCGGATCGACGATGCCGGCGCGACGACCACCGAGTTCCACGACGTGCCAGCTCACGAGCCCGACCCGGAGTTGACCGCGGTCCTGCGCGACCAGCTCGCCGCAGCCGAACTGGACGACACCGTGGCCCACGTCGACGGGCGCGTCGAGCGCACCGCACGCGAACCTTCGCCGGTCGGGACGTTCGTCGCCGAGTCGTTCCGCCGGGCCGGCGACGCCGACATCGGGCTGGTGAACAGCATGACGATGCGGGACTGCGGTGTCCCGCTCTCGGGCGCGGTCCGGCGGGTCGACCTCCACTCGCTCGTCCCGTTTCCCGCCGGGCTCGTAACGGTCGAACTCGACGGCTCGGAACTCGCCGCCGTCGTCACCGAGGCCGGAGGCGGTCACACGGGCCGCGACGGGCCGCCGTGGAACGGGCAGTTCGCCGGCCTCGAACTCGCGTGGGACGAGGAGCGCGGTCGTCCGGAACAGGTGGCCGTCCGAGGTGAGCCGCTGGCCCGGGACGCGACCTACCGGCTCACGACCATCGGCTACCTCGTCGTCGAGGACGTGGAGTTCCCGACGCTCACCGAGGAGCATGTCGTGGCGGAGCCCGGTGCCGTCCACGACGCGATGGTCGCCCACGCCGAGCGGGCGGGTATCCCGACGGAGCCGGTGGACTGGTTCGAGCGCGTCGCCGGTGGACGACGGTCTGGAGCGGGCGACGTGTGGCTTCCCGACAGGGGAGCCGAACGTTCATAACCCGATGCCCACACCGATTTACCATGCCCCTCCGCATCCTCCACTACGCCGATATCGAGCGGGCTCCCGACGACCCGGAACTGCTCGCCCGACTCGTCGGCCTCGTCCGCGACCGACGCGACGAGGAGACGCTCGTCCTCGGCGCGGGCGACAACCTCGGGCCGGGCGTGCTCTCGCTCGTCACCGGGTGCCGTCACGCGCTGGACTTCTTCCACGCCGTCGAGCCCGACGGCGACACCTTCGGCAACCACGACTTCGACCGCGGCCCCGAGGTGACCCGCGCGGTCGTCGGCGACTCCCCGATGCCGTGGATCTGCGCCAACGTCTTCGAGGACGACGGCGGGGACGCCGATTTCTTCGCCGCCGACGAGGGTGTCGTCCCGTGGACCGTCTGCGAAGCCGGCGAGCATCGCGTCGGCGTCACCGGCGTCACCAGCCCGGAGACCGCCGACATCAACCCTTCCTCGGAACCGCTCACCTTCGCGGACCCCGTCGCGGCCGCGGGCGACGCGGTCGC
Proteins encoded:
- a CDS encoding pyridoxal-phosphate-dependent aminotransferase family protein; protein product: MQDTPQVGELTPPNRTLMGPGPSDVNPRVLRAMSTPLVGHLDPSFIEIMNEVQELLRYTFRTDNQWTIPVSGTGSAAMEAAIGNVVEPGDTMLVPTNGYFGGRMAEMARRAGGEVVEVDAPWGEPLSPADVADAFDEHQPDVFGFVHAETSTGVRQPHVSELTGIAHEHDALVVADTVTSVGGVELRVDEWDIDVAYAGPQKCLSCPPGASPLTLNDDAMDKVLAREEPARSWYLDLSLLEGYWGEERAYHHTAPITNVYALREALRLVAEEGIARRWKRHERMAGALKAGVKAMGMEMNAPDEYWLPSLNAVRVPAGVEDGAVISRLLDEYDLEIAGGLGDLSGEIFRIGCMGHSARPKNVTYLVNALGSVLEDEGADVDAAAGAAATAERL
- a CDS encoding FAD-binding and (Fe-S)-binding domain-containing protein; amino-acid sequence: MATDDGSRPGHDSLGFAHPDDESYVDLAEDLRESVRGDVRFDEYAQVLYATDGSIYQARPAGVVEPRDATDVQAAVRTAADHGVPVLPRGAGTSLAGQGVGKGCVVLDCSVHMDSVLDVDPEARTARVQPGVVQDDLDATLEPHGLQFAPDPASSARATVGGGIGNNSTGAHSVRYGITDAYVRSVDVVLADGIEATLGDVTLDSPEWDALLDRDDRVADLHRTVRELVEGHETEIESRYPELKRCVSGYNLHKVVREEDGKRVMNLAKLVVGSEGTLGVVTAADLDLVTRPESTALAVFAYDDLVDALAAVPEALSHDVSAVELVDDQVVAMARDAPEYSEYAEPFPVDAAAFLLVEFDSELHDDFVAAIDTVTDTLQREGAATEHLEAFDPDDQADLWKLRKAAIPLLMSMDGDPKPYPFIEDATVPPDRLASYVEEFEEILDRHGTSAAYFAHAGVGTLHIRPILNLKTDDGVETMHAIADDVTDLVLAYDGAFSGEHGDGLARTEFTPKMYGPDLWNAFKRVKTAFDPSWLLHPGNVVYRDSPADCGPPNGRGVGADMRENLRYGGDYSAVEPRTALDFDDDGGFAHLVELCNGCGTCRQTGSDTMCPTYRASREEIQSTRGRANLLRAAIGGELDEDELHSERFQSEVLDLCVGCKGCASDCPTGVDLAKLKSELKHQHHEREGASLRERLFRDIDRWASLGSTFAPLSNWSTRVPGVRAVGERLLGVAADRELPTFERESLVDWFDARGPRVPADADRRVVLYPDTYTNYTEPAVGRAAVRVLEAAGVHVAVPGNLGASGRPAYSLGFLDTARERARATVAALEPPVADSWDVVFVEPSDAAMLADEYADLLPDSSARAAVSAASYGVCEYLDRHRLVADLPTDAPDDRLVYHGHCNQKALGTDHHAVGVLRRAGYAVEPLDSGCCGMAGSFGYEAEHLELSRAIGRILFEQVDAADGRPVAPGASCRTQLADRSGADRPQHPIEAVADALDGE
- a CDS encoding DUF5816 domain-containing protein, which gives rise to MSDHALEELRTADGETVYVDRTEGDRGSKAPFFVVYGTPDRGRKYGWFCANCETVDNAMDSMGRIQCNICENFRKATEWDAAHE
- a CDS encoding bifunctional metallophosphatase/5'-nucleotidase, which translates into the protein MERGGRPDVTLRLLHYADLEAAYDVPERVGRLATAISERRDDRTVVTGGGDDTGPCVLSFEGDGGHAEAFFDAVAPDVETFGNHEFDGPMERARRFAAETSPTWLCANLYDGGGGDEGRFAADATEPWTTIDTAAGRVGVFGVTTPALPHIKPDVPLDARDPVTAAREATGALRDAGAEYVVGVSHCGDDEPIARAVEVDAILGGHDHTPRDEVVAGTRIVRSGAAGQQLVEVRIDDAGATTTEFHDVPAHEPDPELTAVLRDQLAAAELDDTVAHVDGRVERTAREPSPVGTFVAESFRRAGDADIGLVNSMTMRDCGVPLSGAVRRVDLHSLVPFPAGLVTVELDGSELAAVVTEAGGGHTGRDGPPWNGQFAGLELAWDEERGRPEQVAVRGEPLARDATYRLTTIGYLVVEDVEFPTLTEEHVVAEPGAVHDAMVAHAERAGIPTEPVDWFERVAGGRRSGAGDVWLPDRGAERS
- a CDS encoding DUF7116 family protein; amino-acid sequence: MCPVNTNRHLREEAESIFSRLGYSVTTDGDEVRAERDWKVVHVTATEELRNPPENSSPGSYRCFVTRTEHADAVRRRVRETDPDYEWAVIGVDEEAEYEVERAPPAT